A stretch of the Pseudomonas helvetica genome encodes the following:
- a CDS encoding amino acid adenylation domain-containing protein, which translates to MRRLDILLIGQSQALNELALELEQHGHTLTRLSDSHTLSEQSVGNAELLIDDGSLAIPAQRLRDQGECAQLSVRLGLGPEDASGLPPIDVLCRYISSGDQRLIARVPVADEASGNGQALRLRVIAELVDRVALEVSRFSRDAEYFTQAATAAPGRHQREESLLTLESLAYAHRLNLNAQPQLLQLGQIPMIERLEQSFKTFRERPALHIAGEVLSYGDLYARSLAIQQRLLPLIEQHRAVEGPVVVGICLPKSSALFAGILAILGSGAVYLPLEPSHPLQRQQYILENAGAVLLLHDGQHPLSDEMPGLDISGIDAREANPCLPLMRLRPGSQAPCMALYTSGTTGHPKGVLLSQNNLGHFTAWYADYVGLTERSRVLQFSSLSFDSSLIDIFPALIQGAELIVPNDDQRRDPLQLIELIRHHQLSHAFLPPALLSILPLDQLRDLAHVMTGGDVCEPHVIKQLTQQGKLYNLYGPTEATVLITARQLQVGDSNRSLGAPIANSQVLILDENFQPVVEQTVGELYIVGPGVCLGYLNNPQQTAERYLQLPLPGGQSLRAYRTGDMAKWTADGIELCGRRDNQVKIRGYRVEPEEIERCLRDSQLFRQVAVVIDSHRRILAFLAQPQEDQPGVAREALKAHAQQFLPDYMQPIAWTELANMPFASNGKVDRRALLAMPVSVLENLQRRLPESTDEAQLLELWADLLELPAGDISTDENFFNLGGHSILLSRMLLQIREQFGRSISINRFIEVPTIARLATLVRGSAGEEVLSEKALADAFRELDVQPLPVSRMGDVHKVIVTGANSFVGVHIVEALLAWGASEVACLVRDGAGQSAAQRFAESLRENRLEHLDLTRVRVYAADITQPALGLTPEVYERLDREFGALVHNAANVNHVLDYESLARDNVEPIFECLRLCEGRSKKIFNFVSTLSASSTIDAEGRVLEQPAAQTPPIYIKNGYNLSKWVGERILERARERGVRVNLYRPGNISFNSLTGVCQPHKNRLMLMLKGSIQLGQVPEFALNFDLMPVDFLARFIAFHASRYQPEQAVFNLHNPEPLSWDAYVASFREAGREFQMVSVADWQQQLGRVDSDNALFGVLGFYLNGFEEDIGDISMIGHANAQAGVQQMGTHYPQKSPALLRRGCDYLKEINFI; encoded by the coding sequence ATGAGACGTCTCGACATTCTGCTCATCGGTCAAAGCCAGGCCTTGAATGAGCTGGCGCTGGAGCTGGAACAACACGGCCATACGCTGACGCGATTGAGCGACAGCCACACCCTGAGCGAACAATCGGTCGGTAACGCCGAGCTGCTGATCGATGACGGCAGCCTGGCCATTCCGGCGCAACGTCTGCGCGACCAGGGCGAGTGCGCACAGCTGAGCGTGCGCCTGGGCCTGGGACCTGAAGACGCCAGCGGTCTGCCGCCTATCGACGTGCTGTGCCGCTACATATCGAGCGGCGACCAGCGACTGATCGCTCGCGTCCCCGTCGCCGACGAAGCCTCTGGTAATGGCCAGGCGCTGCGCCTGAGAGTCATCGCTGAATTGGTTGACCGCGTGGCGCTTGAGGTCAGCCGTTTTTCCCGCGATGCCGAGTACTTCACGCAAGCTGCAACGGCCGCGCCCGGTCGTCATCAGCGTGAAGAAAGCTTGTTGACGCTGGAGAGTCTGGCCTATGCCCACCGGCTAAACCTCAACGCGCAACCGCAGCTGCTGCAACTCGGGCAAATCCCGATGATCGAGCGGCTCGAACAGAGTTTCAAAACCTTCCGTGAACGCCCGGCGCTGCACATTGCCGGTGAGGTGCTCAGCTATGGCGACTTGTACGCCCGGAGCCTGGCAATCCAACAACGGCTGCTGCCATTGATCGAGCAGCACCGGGCGGTTGAGGGACCGGTGGTCGTGGGTATTTGCCTGCCGAAATCCAGTGCATTGTTCGCCGGCATTCTGGCGATCCTCGGCAGTGGCGCGGTGTACCTGCCACTCGAACCCAGCCACCCGCTGCAACGTCAGCAGTACATCCTGGAGAACGCTGGCGCCGTGCTGTTGTTGCACGATGGCCAGCACCCGCTGAGCGATGAGATGCCGGGGCTCGACATCAGTGGCATCGACGCCCGCGAGGCAAATCCCTGCTTGCCGTTGATGCGCCTGCGTCCCGGCAGCCAGGCGCCGTGCATGGCGCTCTACACGTCGGGCACCACCGGTCATCCCAAGGGCGTGTTGCTCAGCCAAAACAATCTGGGGCACTTCACCGCGTGGTATGCCGATTACGTCGGGCTGACGGAACGGAGTCGGGTGTTGCAGTTTTCATCGCTGAGTTTCGACTCCTCGTTGATCGATATTTTTCCGGCGCTGATCCAGGGCGCCGAGCTGATCGTACCCAACGACGACCAGCGTCGTGACCCGCTGCAACTGATCGAGTTGATCCGTCATCATCAGCTCAGCCACGCGTTTTTGCCGCCAGCGCTGCTGAGCATTCTGCCGCTGGATCAGTTGCGCGACCTTGCACATGTGATGACCGGGGGCGACGTCTGCGAACCCCATGTGATCAAACAGCTGACCCAACAAGGCAAGCTCTACAACCTGTATGGCCCGACCGAAGCCACAGTGCTGATCACCGCCCGACAACTGCAGGTCGGTGACAGCAATCGCAGCCTCGGGGCACCGATTGCCAACAGTCAGGTGCTGATCCTCGACGAGAACTTTCAGCCCGTGGTCGAGCAGACCGTCGGTGAGCTGTACATCGTCGGTCCGGGGGTGTGCCTGGGCTATTTGAACAACCCGCAGCAGACCGCCGAACGCTACCTGCAATTGCCCTTGCCGGGCGGCCAAAGTTTGCGTGCCTATCGCACCGGCGATATGGCGAAGTGGACCGCCGACGGCATCGAGCTCTGTGGACGACGAGACAATCAGGTGAAGATCCGCGGCTATCGGGTCGAGCCGGAGGAGATCGAGCGCTGCCTGCGCGACAGCCAGTTGTTCCGCCAGGTGGCCGTAGTGATCGACAGTCATCGAAGGATTCTGGCGTTCCTCGCACAACCCCAGGAAGACCAGCCAGGCGTAGCGCGCGAAGCGCTGAAAGCTCACGCCCAGCAGTTCTTGCCGGACTACATGCAGCCCATCGCCTGGACTGAGTTGGCGAACATGCCTTTTGCCAGCAACGGTAAAGTCGATCGCCGGGCGCTGCTGGCGATGCCGGTCAGTGTCCTCGAAAACCTTCAGCGTCGGTTACCCGAGTCCACCGACGAGGCGCAACTGCTGGAGCTCTGGGCCGATCTGCTGGAGTTGCCGGCAGGCGACATTTCCACCGACGAAAACTTCTTCAATCTGGGCGGGCACTCGATCCTGTTGTCGCGCATGTTGCTGCAGATACGCGAGCAGTTCGGACGCAGTATCTCGATCAACCGCTTCATCGAAGTCCCGACCATCGCCAGGCTGGCCACGCTGGTCAGAGGTTCTGCCGGCGAAGAAGTGCTCAGCGAAAAAGCCCTGGCCGATGCCTTCCGCGAGCTCGATGTACAGCCCTTGCCGGTCAGCCGAATGGGCGATGTGCACAAGGTCATCGTTACCGGCGCCAACAGCTTCGTCGGCGTGCATATCGTCGAAGCGCTGCTGGCCTGGGGCGCCAGCGAAGTCGCGTGCCTGGTGCGTGACGGTGCCGGGCAAAGTGCTGCGCAGCGCTTCGCCGAATCGCTGCGTGAGAACCGTCTGGAGCACCTGGACCTGACTCGGGTGCGGGTCTACGCAGCGGACATCACGCAACCGGCACTGGGCCTGACGCCGGAGGTATATGAGCGGCTGGATCGGGAGTTCGGTGCGTTGGTACACAACGCCGCCAACGTCAACCACGTACTCGATTACGAGTCGTTGGCCCGGGATAACGTCGAGCCGATTTTCGAGTGCTTGCGGCTCTGCGAAGGGCGCAGCAAGAAGATCTTCAATTTCGTCTCCACGCTGTCGGCCTCCAGCACCATCGACGCCGAGGGGCGAGTGCTCGAACAACCCGCCGCGCAGACTCCGCCGATCTACATCAAGAACGGCTATAACCTGTCCAAATGGGTCGGCGAACGGATCCTCGAGCGTGCTCGCGAGCGCGGGGTGCGGGTCAACCTCTACCGACCAGGCAACATCAGTTTCAACAGCCTCACCGGCGTCTGCCAGCCGCACAAGAACCGTCTGATGCTGATGCTCAAAGGCTCGATCCAGCTCGGCCAGGTGCCGGAGTTCGCACTGAACTTCGACTTGATGCCGGTGGACTTCCTCGCCCGCTTCATCGCCTTTCACGCCAGCCGTTATCAGCCCGAACAGGCGGTGTTCAACCTGCACAACCCCGAACCGCTGAGCTGGGACGCCTACGTCGCTTCGTTCCGCGAGGCCGGCCGCGAGTTTCAAATGGTCAGCGTCGCCGACTGGCAACAGCAACTGGGTCGGGTCGACAGCGATAACGCGTTGTTTGGCGTGCTGGGTTTCTACCTCAACGGCTTCGAGGAGGACATCGGCGACATCTCGATGATCGGCCACGCCAATGCCCAGGCCGGTGTGCAGCAAATGGGCACGCACTACCCGCAAAAGTCTCCGGCGCTGCTGCGTCGCGGCTGCGACTACCTGAAAGAAATCAACTTCATCTGA
- a CDS encoding diiron oxygenase: MNAADYQSFADAWENRATIRTRPRRMVENDDKLIYPLSRQPLVLSETFVRECPEQRDFALVQTLYKFINDVVIFETEIVDKTARSIAKNRFAVPFPFACRYDAMTVVVDEDYHALVAMDFMQQTVAMTGITPIELPHEIELSRAIPAALALAPEHLRSAVELICVAIAESTVTNDVAAFAKDDTVKQSIKGLMADHLLDEGRHSGFWSRLVRIYWHSANEDDRQLIAKILPVFITHYLTNDIQKSFDFRLIEHLHISDAAKAALKSEVAGLAFPINRHHPLVANIVRFFRSSSLLDSPCVQDALSDYLI, from the coding sequence ATGAACGCCGCCGACTACCAATCCTTCGCCGACGCCTGGGAAAACCGCGCGACTATCCGTACACGTCCGCGGCGCATGGTCGAAAACGACGACAAACTGATCTATCCCTTGAGCCGCCAACCGCTGGTGCTGAGCGAAACCTTTGTCCGCGAATGCCCGGAACAACGCGACTTTGCATTGGTGCAGACGCTCTATAAGTTCATCAACGACGTGGTGATTTTCGAAACCGAAATCGTCGACAAGACCGCCCGCAGCATCGCCAAGAATCGCTTCGCCGTGCCCTTCCCGTTCGCCTGTCGCTATGACGCCATGACCGTGGTGGTGGATGAGGATTACCACGCGCTGGTGGCGATGGATTTCATGCAGCAGACCGTGGCCATGACCGGCATCACGCCGATCGAACTGCCGCATGAAATCGAGCTGAGCAGGGCAATTCCTGCAGCGTTGGCGCTGGCCCCGGAACATCTGCGCAGCGCCGTTGAGCTGATCTGCGTGGCCATCGCGGAAAGCACCGTGACCAACGACGTCGCGGCATTCGCCAAGGACGACACGGTCAAGCAATCGATCAAGGGCCTGATGGCTGACCACTTGCTCGACGAGGGCCGCCACTCGGGGTTCTGGTCACGGCTGGTTCGGATCTATTGGCACTCGGCTAACGAAGACGACCGCCAACTGATCGCGAAGATTCTGCCGGTATTCATCACTCACTACCTGACTAACGACATTCAGAAATCGTTCGATTTCCGGTTGATCGAACACCTGCACATCAGCGATGCCGCCAAGGCCGCACTCAAAAGCGAAGTGGCAGGCCTGGCCTTCCCGATCAATCGCCATCACCCGCTGGTTGCCAACATCGTGCGGTTTTTCCGCAGCAGTTCGCTGCTCGATTCACCGTGCGTGCAAGACGCCCTGAGCGACTACCTGATCTAG
- a CDS encoding DUF3050 domain-containing protein, translating into MKPNKALLDQKKAALSAHPIFAEIHSLSILQRFMETHVFAVWDFMSLTKRLQQELTCVQLPWLPPQDPQAARLINEIVLGEESDDRLDHGHYSHFELYLDAMREIGASTAAVERFVALQKEGVSYDVALQSVDVDPAASNFVRHTLHTALYAPGHSVAAAFLHGRESVIPQMFQRILDDWGIGIEQAPTFRYYLERHIEVDSEDHGPAAETLLARLVDGDPQRQEDVYAAAIAAVESRIALWDGLRLSMRESVAEVSA; encoded by the coding sequence ATGAAACCCAATAAAGCACTTCTCGACCAAAAAAAAGCAGCCCTGAGCGCTCACCCTATCTTTGCCGAGATCCATTCACTGTCAATACTTCAACGCTTTATGGAAACCCATGTATTTGCTGTATGGGACTTCATGTCACTGACCAAACGCCTGCAACAGGAACTCACGTGCGTGCAGCTGCCCTGGCTACCGCCCCAAGACCCTCAAGCGGCGCGCCTGATCAACGAAATCGTCCTTGGCGAAGAGTCCGATGACCGACTCGATCACGGTCACTACAGCCATTTCGAGTTGTACCTGGATGCGATGCGCGAAATCGGCGCCAGCACGGCGGCCGTGGAGCGCTTCGTCGCCCTGCAAAAGGAAGGCGTGAGCTACGACGTCGCCCTGCAAAGCGTGGACGTCGACCCGGCCGCATCGAACTTTGTCCGGCACACCTTGCACACCGCGCTGTATGCGCCGGGGCACAGCGTTGCCGCTGCGTTTTTGCATGGACGTGAAAGCGTCATTCCGCAGATGTTCCAGCGCATTCTCGACGATTGGGGCATAGGCATCGAACAGGCGCCGACCTTTCGTTACTACCTGGAGCGGCACATCGAAGTCGACTCCGAAGACCACGGCCCCGCCGCCGAAACACTCCTGGCACGCTTGGTCGATGGCGATCCGCAACGACAAGAAGACGTCTATGCCGCAGCCATCGCCGCAGTGGAAAGCCGTATCGCACTGTGGGACGGCTTGCGCCTGAGCATGCGTGAATCGGTCGCCGAGGTGAGCGCATGA
- a CDS encoding alpha/beta fold hydrolase has protein sequence MNRTRKAVHTRNTPWLTVISASQTTDVRLICFGEAGADPEQFRSWTQALSEHIELLAFRLPGHDNPQNRTRYEQWPPLLVDAFAALQPYLSEPHALFGHGLGAILAYELAKLSETHCPGQTRHLFISGCRSPDTRPASAPQHSLPNIRHSYAPSSPGALLDATASDQLAAFEALIHSDLKLLESWADPSSRSLHIPMTAFYGSDDPLAPLESMVNWREFTRREFELIEMTGNHFFTTTQRHRLLQIINTHLGLLSE, from the coding sequence GTGAATCGTACAAGAAAAGCCGTGCACACCCGGAACACTCCATGGCTGACCGTGATCAGCGCCAGCCAGACGACGGACGTCAGGCTGATCTGCTTCGGCGAAGCTGGTGCCGACCCCGAGCAGTTCCGCAGTTGGACTCAAGCGCTGAGCGAGCACATTGAACTACTCGCGTTCAGGCTTCCCGGCCATGACAATCCGCAGAACCGGACTCGCTACGAACAATGGCCACCGCTGCTGGTCGACGCCTTTGCGGCGCTACAACCTTACTTGTCCGAACCCCATGCGCTGTTTGGCCATGGCCTGGGCGCAATTCTGGCCTACGAGCTGGCCAAGTTGAGTGAAACCCACTGCCCGGGGCAAACCCGTCACTTGTTCATTTCCGGTTGCCGCAGCCCGGATACCCGACCCGCCTCTGCGCCGCAGCATAGTCTGCCGAACATCCGGCACAGTTATGCACCCTCAAGCCCAGGTGCGCTTCTCGATGCAACAGCCAGCGATCAACTCGCCGCCTTCGAAGCACTGATACACAGTGACTTGAAACTGCTCGAGTCCTGGGCCGACCCTTCCAGTCGCAGCCTGCACATCCCGATGACTGCTTTCTACGGCAGCGACGATCCGCTGGCCCCCCTTGAAAGCATGGTCAATTGGCGCGAATTCACTCGCCGTGAATTCGAACTGATAGAAATGACCGGTAATCATTTTTTCACCACCACTCAGCGCCATCGTCTGCTGCAGATTATCAACACCCATCTGGGCCTGCTCAGCGAGTAA
- a CDS encoding GntR family transcriptional regulator: MTQKPNPLSTIPVSGPIPAHLARSVIEETLRSAILDGRLPCGTALRQQDLADLFGVSRMPVREALRQLEAQSLLHVVAHKGAVVAPLVEGDAAETYALRILLESEALRLSIPLLDDEDFAEAERYIDDLETQTDYAEIGRLNRLFHMTLYRKAPNRRLLSLVEGGLWEEERFLRFNLEAMGLGKLSQEDHRDLLLAAQARDIALTVTKLQNHLNRGVEVITRYLNSLEPQGKKSST; this comes from the coding sequence GTGACACAGAAGCCCAACCCTTTAAGTACTATCCCGGTCAGCGGCCCAATCCCCGCTCACCTTGCGCGATCGGTGATCGAAGAAACCCTGCGCTCGGCGATTCTCGACGGCCGTTTGCCTTGCGGTACCGCGCTGCGCCAGCAAGACCTGGCCGACCTGTTCGGTGTCAGTCGCATGCCGGTGCGCGAAGCCTTGCGCCAGCTCGAGGCGCAATCACTGCTGCATGTTGTCGCACACAAAGGCGCGGTTGTCGCACCATTGGTCGAAGGTGACGCCGCCGAAACCTATGCCCTGCGTATCCTGCTGGAGTCCGAGGCCCTGCGCCTGTCGATTCCGCTGCTCGACGACGAAGATTTTGCCGAGGCCGAGCGTTATATCGACGACCTCGAAACACAGACCGATTATGCCGAGATCGGCAGGCTTAACCGTTTGTTCCACATGACGCTATACCGCAAGGCGCCCAACCGCAGGCTCCTCAGCCTGGTGGAAGGCGGTCTGTGGGAAGAGGAACGCTTTCTGCGCTTCAACCTTGAAGCCATGGGGCTCGGCAAGCTGTCCCAGGAAGATCACCGTGACCTGCTGCTCGCTGCACAAGCCCGAGACATCGCGCTAACCGTAACAAAGCTTCAGAACCACCTGAACCGGGGTGTCGAGGTCATCACGCGTTACCTGAACAGCCTTGAACCTCAGGGCAAGAAATCATCGACGTGA
- the lapG gene encoding cysteine protease LapG: MQARFALPRPLRWLCSALLIAGVLLGGLHADWDFSLISRRAETLYGPLGEGKQRIDAWQHLLAAQKQTPELEQLNVVNLFFNKQMHYVEDIDLWHVEDYWATPIEALWKGAGDCEDYAIAKYFSLRHLGVSSDKLRITYVKALRQNRAHMVLTYYSSPDAMPLVLDSLMDAIQPASQRTDLLPVYSFNAEGLWLPGAKGNKKVGDTKRLSRWQDVLKKMQAEGFPVETTH, encoded by the coding sequence TTGCAGGCACGTTTCGCTCTCCCTCGGCCCCTGCGCTGGTTGTGTTCAGCACTGCTGATTGCTGGCGTCTTGCTGGGCGGTCTGCATGCCGATTGGGATTTTTCGCTGATCAGCCGCCGGGCCGAAACATTGTACGGGCCGTTGGGTGAAGGCAAGCAACGAATCGATGCCTGGCAACACCTGCTGGCGGCACAGAAGCAAACTCCGGAGCTGGAACAGCTCAATGTGGTCAATCTGTTCTTCAACAAGCAGATGCATTACGTGGAAGACATCGACCTGTGGCACGTCGAGGACTACTGGGCGACACCGATCGAAGCCTTGTGGAAGGGTGCTGGCGATTGTGAGGACTATGCGATCGCCAAGTATTTCAGCCTGCGCCATCTTGGGGTTTCCAGTGACAAATTGCGCATCACTTACGTCAAGGCCCTGCGCCAGAATCGCGCGCACATGGTCTTGACCTACTATTCAAGCCCGGACGCCATGCCGTTGGTACTCGACAGCCTGATGGATGCGATCCAGCCGGCCAGCCAGCGCACCGATTTGCTGCCGGTCTACTCCTTCAATGCCGAAGGGCTTTGGTTGCCGGGTGCCAAGGGCAATAAAAAAGTCGGTGACACCAAGCGTCTGTCCCGTTGGCAGGATGTGTTGAAGAAAATGCAGGCCGAAGGATTTCCGGTCGAGACGACTCACTAG
- the lapD gene encoding cyclic di-GMP receptor LapD: MSLFKQLLIAICLFLVVAFSGSFMVGLESSRTQYVNQLRSHAQDAATALALSLTPSIDDPAMVELMVSSIFDSGYYASIRVVDLKTDKAIVERSGIPEVSSVPGWFVKLIALEPAGGDALVSRGWEQAARVEVISHPMFAVAKLWQSALGSLGWLLICGALSAVLGALLLRRQLKPLDYMVKQSHAIARREFLSLPELPRTPELRRVVQAMNQMVEKLKALFQEQAERSEKLRVESYQDTLTGLANRRYFEMQLNARVSNPEQASSGYLLLLRVKDLAGLNQRLGGQRTDQLLRSVGEQLSRECARFPETQNLVTRIRGGEFAVLAPGLVREEALQLAQSLDSALASLYATGATDVASVASIGLAPFAHGDTPQAVLSLADQALSQAEAEGEVNWACLDHGAAAIVGDDHHAWHTLLDQALNQQRFELYFQPVVASQDTQLVLHYKVLSRLLDEQGKTIPAGRFLPWLERFGWTARLDRLMLERVLAQMAGHEDSLALNLSAATLADPQALNKVFEILREHSSLGPRLTLEIGEEQLPDQAVLEQLTRRLRELGFSLSLQRFGGRFSMIGNLARLGLAYLKIDGSYIRAIDQESDKRLFIEAIQRAAHSIDLPLIAERVETEGELRVIREMGVYGVQGQLFGEPKPWQ, from the coding sequence ATGTCTTTGTTCAAACAACTGTTGATCGCTATCTGTCTGTTCCTGGTCGTCGCCTTCAGTGGCAGCTTCATGGTCGGCCTGGAGAGTTCGCGGACCCAGTACGTCAATCAGTTGCGCTCCCATGCGCAGGACGCAGCGACCGCGCTGGCGCTTTCGCTGACGCCGAGCATCGATGACCCGGCGATGGTCGAGCTGATGGTCAGCTCGATCTTCGACAGCGGTTATTACGCGAGTATTCGCGTGGTCGACCTCAAAACCGACAAAGCCATCGTCGAGCGCAGTGGCATTCCGGAAGTCAGCAGCGTGCCCGGCTGGTTCGTCAAATTGATCGCTCTGGAACCTGCTGGCGGTGATGCGCTGGTCAGCCGTGGCTGGGAACAGGCGGCCAGGGTCGAGGTCATCAGCCACCCGATGTTCGCCGTGGCCAAGCTCTGGCAGAGCGCTCTGGGCAGTCTGGGATGGTTGCTGATCTGCGGCGCGTTAAGCGCGGTACTCGGCGCACTGTTACTGCGTCGACAATTGAAACCGCTGGATTACATGGTCAAGCAATCCCACGCCATCGCCCGTCGCGAGTTTCTCAGCCTGCCCGAGCTGCCGCGTACCCCGGAACTGCGGCGCGTGGTGCAGGCGATGAACCAGATGGTCGAGAAACTCAAGGCGTTGTTTCAGGAGCAGGCTGAGCGCAGTGAAAAACTGCGGGTCGAGTCCTATCAGGACACCCTGACGGGATTGGCTAACCGGCGTTATTTCGAGATGCAATTGAACGCCCGGGTAAGCAACCCGGAGCAGGCCAGTTCGGGTTATCTGTTGCTGTTGCGGGTCAAGGACCTGGCCGGTTTGAACCAGCGTCTTGGCGGTCAACGCACCGACCAGTTGCTGCGGTCGGTCGGTGAGCAATTGTCGCGTGAGTGCGCCAGATTCCCGGAAACCCAGAACCTGGTGACGCGTATTCGCGGTGGTGAATTTGCCGTGCTGGCGCCTGGTCTGGTGCGCGAAGAGGCGCTGCAACTGGCGCAGAGCCTGGACAGCGCGCTGGCCAGTCTGTACGCAACCGGGGCGACTGATGTGGCGTCGGTGGCGTCGATCGGTTTGGCGCCGTTTGCCCATGGCGACACGCCGCAGGCGGTGTTGAGCCTGGCGGATCAGGCGTTGTCACAGGCGGAAGCAGAGGGCGAGGTGAACTGGGCGTGCCTGGATCACGGCGCAGCGGCCATTGTCGGCGACGATCACCATGCGTGGCATACCTTGCTCGATCAGGCACTGAATCAGCAGCGATTCGAATTGTACTTCCAACCGGTCGTGGCCAGTCAGGACACGCAGTTGGTGCTGCATTACAAAGTGCTCTCGCGCTTGCTCGATGAGCAGGGCAAGACTATCCCTGCCGGGCGCTTCCTGCCGTGGCTGGAGCGTTTTGGCTGGACCGCGCGGCTGGACCGTCTGATGCTGGAACGGGTGTTGGCGCAGATGGCGGGCCATGAAGACTCGCTGGCGCTGAACCTGTCCGCCGCCACCCTGGCGGATCCGCAAGCCCTGAATAAAGTCTTCGAAATCCTGCGCGAGCATTCCAGTCTGGGACCACGCTTGACCCTGGAGATCGGTGAAGAGCAATTACCTGATCAGGCCGTGCTTGAACAGCTGACCCGTCGTCTGCGTGAGCTGGGCTTCTCCCTGAGCCTGCAGCGCTTTGGCGGTCGCTTCAGCATGATCGGCAACCTGGCGCGGCTGGGACTGGCCTATCTGAAAATCGATGGCAGTTACATCCGTGCCATTGATCAGGAAAGCGATAAGCGTCTGTTCATCGAAGCCATCCAGCGCGCCGCCCACAGCATCGATCTGCCGTTGATTGCCGAGCGAGTGGAGACTGAAGGGGAGTTACGGGTGATTCGCGAGATGGGTGTGTACGGCGTGCAAGGGCAGTTGTTTGGTGAGCCGAAGCCTTGGCAGTAA